In the genome of Polaribacter sp. MED152, one region contains:
- the lpxK gene encoding tetraacyldisaccharide 4'-kinase: MKFLRFLLFPIAVVYHLITAIRNLLFEKKVFKSTKFSLPVIVVGNLSVGGTGKTPQIEYLTRLLKEKAKIAILSRGYGRKTKGYILANDSHTSLDIGDEPLQYFKKFKNITVAVCEKRVEGIKTLLKTKSPEVILLDDAYQHRKVEGSYYILLTKFNDLFTDDYLLPTGNLRESRAGATRADVIVVTKCPKELSSSKQKEIIQQLQIYDKPVFFSLISYASKISGHHNYTINELKNKHLLLVTGIANPAPLLEFLTSNDIAYTHLNFPDHYQFSNKDINDIQSTFERIDTEDKLILTTEKDYTRLQNKVNQLSYLEIETKFLNNEEVKFNNLIMNSIAKNAI, translated from the coding sequence ATTTGAGAAAAAAGTTTTCAAATCTACTAAGTTTTCTTTGCCAGTAATTGTTGTTGGTAATTTAAGTGTAGGAGGTACAGGTAAAACTCCACAAATAGAATACTTAACGAGGTTGTTAAAAGAGAAAGCTAAAATTGCCATTCTAAGTAGAGGTTATGGCCGGAAAACGAAAGGTTATATTTTAGCAAATGATTCGCATACTTCATTAGACATAGGAGATGAACCATTGCAATATTTCAAAAAATTTAAAAATATAACTGTTGCTGTTTGTGAAAAAAGAGTAGAAGGCATAAAAACTTTATTAAAAACAAAATCGCCAGAAGTTATTTTGTTAGATGATGCTTATCAGCACAGAAAAGTTGAGGGTAGTTACTATATTTTACTAACGAAATTTAATGATTTATTTACTGATGATTATTTGTTACCAACAGGTAATTTAAGAGAAAGTAGGGCAGGAGCTACAAGAGCTGATGTAATTGTAGTTACTAAATGCCCTAAAGAATTGTCTAGTTCAAAGCAAAAAGAAATTATCCAGCAACTACAAATTTATGATAAACCTGTTTTTTTTAGTTTAATCAGTTATGCTAGTAAAATTTCTGGTCATCATAATTATACTATTAACGAATTAAAAAATAAACACCTTTTGTTGGTTACAGGTATTGCAAATCCTGCACCTTTATTGGAGTTTTTGACTTCAAATGATATTGCATACACACATTTAAATTTTCCAGATCATTATCAATTTAGTAATAAGGATATCAATGATATTCAGTCTACATTTGAGAGAATTGATACTGAGGATAAATTAATTCTTACCACAGAGAAAGATTATACTCGATTACAAAATAAAGTTAATCAGCTTTCTTATTTGGAAATTGAAACTAAATTTTTAAATAATGAAGAGGTTAAGTTTAATAATCTCATAATGAATTCCATAGCTAAAAACGCCATTTAA
- a CDS encoding OmpA family protein: protein MKKIVFSAAFMLLATVAFGQDLPDNPEPGKCYVRCKTPDIYKNETINIAVSPEYKKIVSFPAEYETVEERVLVREAGEEILIVPAVWGTQEVTYYEKEDGTKIEIEKASFLQGFETVETRAATAKWEMSEKLPDCESSNPDDCRYWCYKPVPAEFKTMPVEKLASDASVNKIRIPGVTKTYTRKVMVKPPSTSVVKTEPEYITIKKTVLVRDARTEEVVVPAVYRSITKQVLVEKGGLSSWKAVDCSLIDNTPLPINWDFSSATLNEGAKQIIDARLLPIVKDGVAVFIESHTDMRGTKRDNQELSDRRAKAVTDYLISKGINATQLYAKGFGETRLLNKCADGVVCSESEHAVNRRTTFRVVNQK, encoded by the coding sequence ATGAAAAAAATTGTATTTAGTGCTGCTTTCATGTTGTTAGCAACTGTTGCTTTTGGACAAGATTTACCTGATAATCCAGAACCAGGAAAGTGTTACGTACGTTGTAAAACTCCAGACATTTATAAAAACGAAACTATTAATATCGCTGTTTCTCCAGAATACAAAAAGATTGTTTCTTTTCCTGCAGAATACGAAACTGTAGAAGAAAGAGTATTAGTTAGAGAAGCTGGTGAAGAAATTTTAATTGTACCTGCAGTTTGGGGAACTCAAGAAGTTACGTACTATGAAAAAGAAGATGGTACAAAAATAGAAATTGAAAAAGCAAGTTTTTTACAAGGATTTGAAACAGTAGAAACTAGAGCTGCTACTGCAAAATGGGAAATGAGTGAAAAATTACCAGATTGTGAATCTAGTAATCCAGATGATTGTAGATATTGGTGTTATAAACCAGTACCAGCTGAATTTAAAACAATGCCTGTTGAGAAATTAGCAAGTGATGCTTCAGTAAATAAAATACGTATTCCTGGTGTTACAAAAACATATACTAGAAAAGTAATGGTAAAACCACCATCTACTTCTGTAGTTAAAACTGAACCAGAATACATTACCATTAAGAAGACAGTATTAGTTAGAGATGCAAGAACTGAAGAAGTAGTTGTGCCTGCTGTATACAGATCTATTACAAAACAAGTATTGGTAGAAAAAGGAGGTTTATCTTCTTGGAAAGCTGTAGACTGTTCTTTAATTGACAATACTCCATTACCAATTAACTGGGATTTCTCTAGTGCAACTTTAAACGAAGGTGCAAAACAAATTATAGATGCTAGATTATTACCAATCGTTAAAGATGGTGTAGCTGTATTCATCGAATCTCATACAGATATGAGAGGAACTAAAAGAGACAATCAAGAATTATCAGACAGAAGAGCAAAAGCCGTAACAGATTACTTAATTTCTAAAGGAATTAATGCTACTCAATTATATGCTAAAGGCTTTGGTGAAACAAGATTACTTAACAAATGTGCTGATGGTGTTGTTTGTTCTGAATCTGAACATGCAGTAAACAGAAGAACTACATTTAGAGTAGTGAATCAGAAATAA
- a CDS encoding collagen-binding domain-containing protein — protein sequence MDYINETVVNKKNFSLLKIAATFLFIFFSTLNVNAQCVNATDCDGDGIANSIDLDDDNDGILDIDEFSCPPLASGTITSFIIENKPQTASTKTVNSFSNSASPFSQNTSYTLSYGTSLGKRLEGFVLSSGNTIKVDEDASVGNITFRRATSGTAPTNQIIWIENDGHSSTANATQLHTTEVNNMAETFSHGFYNVGSDNVFDNSMSSQNNNNIERVDVVFDDGYYINSNTNQYVTVGERGKNNFIDIAIITSIDNNGTPTSYSSVYRVTTSSMTTIEKLPSTVLRKEISDTEFRPSTALNQDVAIRAVNFADFGVANGTTVYGYSIFPPDYNTANLLDWTTFPTNTNPSLGGLDLVLFNYFSSDCISRDTDGDGLPDSKDTDSDNDGCPDAIEANNSYTSATVNNTLVGGSNGGSLLNFPTPVNNNGIPTAVGTTVGGSEVSGQSTSSKVTTAEQITVNTAPTSLTVNENDNASFTVSASSISTTTFAAGNPNYTIPPGTNSTANLTYKWFKNSASSSILSTNTTLNLGTVGFSDAGDYTLQIFAVDNVCPEEITVTLTVNDVPTASNDTATVNENSPANTIDVLNNDTFGNDGPNTGAISLPNATSSNGGTLSVDDNGTPNDPTDDTILYTPNSGFTGNDTFDYTITDANGDTSTATVTVTVNTVFNCNQSPTAPAQGFNVFVEENLEVVENESKGAVAVGENLTIKGNYNVASDDCGDFDTNGLKTGLLVNGRVNYPLNTVINTDDDECNCGDPTIVNNGSFEQGANPSTWTLKNEVDIPGWYTTATDNKIEIWKSGFQGKNAQSGNFIAEINATQRAALYQVICAEPGSVLNWSIWHRGRRGIDVADVKIGVSLNSATTVSTMSTDQNAWQNYTGSYTVPAGENKVYFVFQAVSSQPYNNLSYGNLIDNFEVTKTTQGVCPTGGTNPAGLLTVVNPNYYTKIGNSNGSVAWYFDQNNAPANMRITPNGTYNSSSRIQMNNNSPTYGVSAGNNPVYENNLIDFSSAFQSLRTNATNLALNANNAVLEDDNGNSISNTNLANHTEIFLNNGINYLNITGAELNATSIFEAQRNANADRILIINVDAPGTFNWNVWEQRGFSAIDSPYVMYNFSNTTELNLVGSEEIYGTIFAPNAAIEKSVNKEDIFGQVIAKSLIHDGGTIHCQKFAATTTCPPIVGVAPTPDFNINVNPQCFVENDFSFENTTHTGGTVQPDAPITYLWSFGDGTTSTEMNPDKYYANDGTYTVTLTATNTYGSNSTTQQVIVLPVLEPIVSVTTLPSTGGKIVKTFTIDNASSFTSFSWTLPGSGPGSGPGKFQNTNPITQEFTEAGSFIVAVTATSNDCTITIDIPVTITSGEVTGGNSGGVESESLGDVISKIYVGRKKNSVPTTFVKSDANLYNKAKMKAEQPYQGKRQTMLDMFPTELVAGNIANVTSPTDILDYTIADEVLSVDFSLDGKTKGVVLGVKTSDKIYNHTKASCDRLRGAEILNIQTVQLEGYNFLMQGIKQRNGVVEYAISFATAKNNNDTNYTIQTNWYVNNYIKFNDVYNFQVWTTNPADTQKLVVDILNNLKAFIPVTQTEVQKVPKTYAAKISREKNELVVLLRSTQKGLNTEISMEEIYSETANNVKFRYNPVNTELEQTLRVDIADGYEYDGLVKVDGEVEDAFYHADGNWGLDFDSNYTKIKEYFVSNSFDRTYQDDEHAINRNVALRATSDFDYLTLYKSLLPGTLAADYSEYNYLSFTAKGSGLIELGLIKKSIEDWKAQYRVMVDLSEEEQTYYVPFDIFTSSASQEKLTAEDLTTLLFTFLPVEAQTKELDLTISDVKFTKIAVEDQIVNKIEKFENEFMAYPNPSQGNVNLLLFSQVDTEATVTLTDITGKTIYKENVNLNTGKNELDFNFRVKTGVMLLKVASKETNYGTSKIIFR from the coding sequence ATGGATTACATCAATGAAACTGTGGTTAATAAAAAGAACTTCTCACTGCTTAAAATTGCAGCAACGTTTTTATTTATTTTCTTTTCAACCTTAAACGTAAATGCGCAATGTGTCAATGCTACAGATTGTGATGGAGATGGTATTGCCAATAGTATCGATTTAGATGATGATAATGATGGCATCTTAGATATAGATGAGTTTAGTTGCCCACCTTTGGCATCTGGTACAATTACATCATTTATTATAGAAAATAAACCACAAACAGCGTCTACCAAAACTGTAAACTCTTTTTCAAACTCGGCTTCACCATTTTCTCAAAACACTTCTTATACCCTATCTTATGGAACAAGTTTAGGAAAACGTTTAGAAGGTTTTGTTCTAAGTTCTGGAAATACAATTAAGGTAGACGAAGATGCATCTGTTGGTAACATTACCTTTAGAAGAGCTACAAGTGGTACTGCTCCTACCAACCAAATTATTTGGATTGAAAATGATGGCCATTCAAGTACTGCTAACGCAACTCAATTACATACAACAGAAGTAAACAACATGGCTGAAACCTTTTCGCATGGATTTTACAATGTAGGTAGTGATAATGTGTTTGATAATAGTATGTCTTCTCAAAACAATAATAATATAGAAAGAGTAGATGTAGTTTTTGATGATGGTTATTATATTAACTCGAATACTAATCAATACGTAACTGTTGGTGAAAGAGGAAAAAACAATTTTATTGATATTGCAATTATTACTAGTATAGATAATAATGGTACACCAACTTCTTATAGTTCGGTTTACAGAGTGACCACAAGTTCTATGACAACCATAGAAAAGTTACCCTCTACAGTATTAAGAAAAGAAATATCAGATACAGAATTCAGACCAAGCACAGCATTAAATCAAGATGTAGCAATAAGAGCGGTTAATTTTGCAGATTTCGGAGTTGCAAACGGAACCACAGTTTATGGGTACTCTATTTTTCCTCCAGATTACAACACAGCTAACCTTTTAGATTGGACAACTTTTCCAACCAATACAAACCCCTCATTAGGTGGTTTAGATTTGGTTTTGTTCAACTATTTTTCATCAGATTGTATAAGCAGAGATACAGATGGAGATGGCCTACCAGATAGTAAAGACACAGATTCAGATAATGATGGATGTCCAGATGCTATTGAAGCAAATAATTCGTATACATCAGCCACCGTAAATAATACGCTTGTTGGTGGTAGTAATGGAGGTAGTTTACTCAACTTCCCTACTCCTGTTAATAATAATGGAATTCCAACTGCAGTAGGTACTACAGTAGGTGGTTCTGAGGTTTCTGGACAATCAACTAGCAGTAAGGTTACAACTGCAGAACAAATTACAGTTAATACAGCTCCAACAAGTTTAACAGTTAATGAGAATGATAATGCTTCTTTTACAGTTAGTGCTTCATCAATATCAACAACTACTTTTGCTGCAGGAAATCCCAATTATACAATTCCACCAGGTACAAATAGCACAGCCAACCTAACCTACAAATGGTTTAAAAATTCGGCTTCTTCATCTATTCTATCTACTAATACAACCTTAAACTTAGGTACTGTTGGTTTTTCTGATGCTGGAGATTACACCTTACAGATATTTGCTGTAGACAATGTTTGCCCTGAAGAAATAACAGTTACTTTAACTGTAAATGATGTTCCAACAGCATCTAATGACACAGCAACAGTAAATGAAAACAGCCCTGCAAACACTATAGATGTTTTAAATAACGATACTTTTGGGAACGATGGGCCTAATACTGGTGCAATTTCTTTACCCAATGCAACATCTAGTAATGGAGGAACCTTGTCTGTAGATGATAATGGAACACCAAATGATCCAACAGACGATACTATATTATATACACCAAATTCAGGTTTCACTGGTAATGATACCTTTGATTACACCATAACAGATGCTAATGGAGATACTTCAACAGCAACAGTTACTGTAACAGTAAACACTGTTTTTAACTGTAATCAAAGTCCAACTGCACCTGCCCAAGGTTTTAATGTCTTTGTAGAAGAAAATTTAGAAGTGGTTGAAAATGAGAGTAAAGGTGCTGTAGCAGTAGGTGAAAACTTAACTATAAAAGGTAATTACAATGTAGCTTCTGATGATTGTGGAGATTTTGATACAAATGGATTAAAAACAGGTCTATTAGTAAACGGTCGTGTAAATTACCCATTAAATACGGTAATTAATACAGATGATGATGAGTGTAATTGTGGAGATCCAACCATTGTGAATAATGGAAGTTTTGAACAAGGAGCAAATCCATCTACTTGGACATTAAAGAATGAAGTTGATATACCTGGTTGGTATACTACTGCTACTGACAATAAAATTGAGATTTGGAAATCTGGTTTTCAAGGTAAAAATGCACAAAGTGGTAATTTTATTGCTGAAATAAATGCAACACAAAGAGCTGCACTATATCAAGTTATTTGTGCTGAGCCAGGCTCTGTATTAAATTGGTCTATATGGCATAGAGGAAGACGTGGAATTGATGTAGCTGATGTAAAAATTGGGGTGTCTTTAAATTCTGCAACTACTGTAAGTACAATGAGTACCGATCAAAATGCATGGCAAAATTATACAGGTTCATATACAGTGCCTGCAGGAGAAAATAAAGTTTATTTTGTATTTCAAGCGGTTTCTAGCCAACCATACAACAACTTATCTTATGGTAATTTAATTGATAATTTTGAAGTAACTAAAACAACTCAGGGAGTATGCCCAACAGGAGGTACAAATCCTGCTGGTTTGTTAACTGTAGTAAATCCTAATTATTATACTAAAATAGGAAACAGTAATGGTTCTGTGGCATGGTATTTTGATCAAAATAATGCACCAGCAAACATGAGAATAACTCCAAATGGAACTTATAACTCTTCTTCAAGAATTCAAATGAATAACAACTCACCTACTTATGGAGTGAGTGCAGGAAATAACCCTGTTTATGAAAATAATTTAATCGATTTTTCTAGTGCTTTCCAAAGCCTAAGAACAAATGCCACTAATTTAGCATTAAATGCCAATAATGCTGTTTTAGAGGATGATAATGGAAATTCTATTTCCAACACCAATTTAGCAAATCATACAGAAATATTCTTAAATAACGGTATCAATTATTTAAACATTACTGGTGCAGAATTAAATGCTACAAGTATTTTCGAAGCACAAAGAAATGCCAACGCAGATCGAATTTTAATAATTAATGTAGATGCCCCAGGAACATTTAATTGGAATGTTTGGGAGCAAAGAGGTTTTAGTGCGATAGACAGCCCTTATGTAATGTATAATTTCTCGAATACTACTGAACTGAATTTAGTTGGATCAGAAGAAATTTACGGAACTATTTTTGCACCAAATGCCGCTATAGAAAAATCAGTAAATAAAGAAGATATATTTGGTCAAGTAATTGCAAAATCTTTAATTCATGATGGTGGTACAATTCACTGTCAAAAATTTGCAGCAACCACAACTTGTCCACCAATTGTAGGTGTTGCTCCAACACCAGATTTTAACATCAATGTAAATCCACAATGTTTTGTAGAGAATGATTTTTCTTTCGAAAACACAACGCATACAGGAGGAACTGTGCAACCAGATGCACCAATTACTTATTTATGGAGTTTTGGAGATGGTACTACTAGTACAGAAATGAATCCTGATAAATACTATGCAAATGATGGTACATATACAGTTACACTTACAGCTACAAATACCTATGGCTCAAATTCAACAACCCAACAAGTTATAGTATTACCAGTTTTAGAACCGATTGTGAGCGTAACAACTTTACCATCTACAGGAGGTAAAATTGTAAAAACATTTACTATTGATAATGCAAGTTCATTTACTTCTTTCTCTTGGACATTACCAGGAAGTGGGCCAGGAAGTGGACCAGGAAAGTTTCAAAACACTAATCCAATAACACAAGAATTTACAGAAGCTGGTTCATTTATTGTTGCAGTTACTGCCACAAGTAATGATTGTACTATAACTATCGACATTCCAGTTACTATAACCTCTGGAGAAGTTACAGGAGGTAATTCTGGTGGAGTTGAGTCTGAGTCTTTAGGAGATGTAATCTCTAAGATTTATGTGGGTAGAAAAAAGAACTCTGTTCCTACTACTTTCGTAAAATCTGATGCTAATCTGTACAACAAGGCTAAGATGAAAGCTGAGCAGCCTTATCAAGGTAAAAGGCAAACAATGTTAGACATGTTCCCTACTGAATTAGTAGCTGGTAATATCGCTAATGTGACCTCTCCTACTGATATCTTAGATTACACAATAGCTGATGAAGTATTGTCTGTAGATTTCTCTTTAGATGGTAAAACAAAAGGGGTAGTATTAGGTGTAAAAACATCAGATAAAATCTACAACCATACCAAAGCTTCTTGTGATAGATTAAGAGGTGCTGAAATCTTAAACATTCAAACTGTACAATTAGAAGGTTACAACTTCTTAATGCAAGGTATTAAGCAGAGAAATGGTGTTGTAGAATATGCGATCTCTTTTGCAACTGCTAAGAATAATAACGATACTAATTATACTATTCAAACCAACTGGTATGTAAACAACTACATCAAGTTTAACGATGTATATAACTTCCAGGTTTGGACTACAAACCCTGCTGATACTCAAAAATTAGTAGTAGATATTTTAAACAACTTAAAAGCATTTATTCCTGTGACTCAAACAGAAGTGCAGAAAGTGCCTAAAACTTATGCTGCTAAAATTTCTAGAGAGAAAAATGAACTTGTAGTACTTTTAAGAAGCACTCAAAAAGGATTGAATACTGAGATCTCTATGGAAGAAATCTACTCTGAGACTGCTAACAATGTGAAGTTTAGATATAACCCAGTAAACACAGAGTTAGAGCAAACTTTAAGAGTAGACATTGCTGATGGATATGAGTATGATGGTTTAGTAAAAGTAGATGGTGAAGTTGAAGATGCCTTTTATCATGCAGATGGTAACTGGGGATTAGATTTTGATTCAAACTATACTAAAATTAAAGAGTACTTTGTATCAAATAGTTTTGATAGAACCTATCAAGATGATGAGCATGCTATCAACAGAAACGTAGCACTTAGAGCAACGAGTGATTTTGATTACTTAACACTATACAAATCTTTATTACCTGGTACTTTAGCTGCTGATTATTCTGAGTACAACTACTTATCATTCACAGCAAAAGGTTCTGGACTAATTGAATTAGGTTTAATTAAAAAATCTATTGAAGATTGGAAAGCACAATATAGAGTAATGGTAGATTTATCTGAAGAAGAGCAAACTTATTATGTACCTTTCGATATCTTTACATCTAGTGCTAGTCAAGAAAAATTAACAGCTGAAGATTTAACAACATTATTATTTACTTTCTTACCTGTTGAGGCGCAAACAAAAGAGTTAGATTTAACAATCTCTGATGTAAAGTTCACCAAAATTGCAGTTGAAGATCAAATTGTAAATAAAATTGAGAAGTTCGAAAATGAATTTATGGCATATCCAAACCCTTCTCAAGGTAATGTAAACTTGTTACTATTTAGTCAAGTAGATACTGAAGCAACTGTAACTTTAACAGATATTACTGGTAAAACCATTTACAAAGAAAACGTAAACTTAAATACTGGTAAAAATGAACTAGACTTTAACTTTAGAGTTAAAACTGGTGTAATGTTACTAAAAGTAGCTAGTAAAGAAACAAACTATGGTACATCTAAAATTATCTTTAGATAA
- a CDS encoding Ppx/GppA phosphatase family protein: MLEIKKYGAIDIGSNAIRLLIANVIVKDGKEPQFKKSSLVRVPIRLGADAFVGGVISEENTTRMIEAMNAFKLLMNVHKVERYKACATSAMREATNGSEVVHKIEKETGVKIDIIGGKEEASIISSTDLNELIQGNNSYLYVDVGGGSTEFTVFSEGKIITSKSFKMGTVRLLNNKKSVNKEIFASVEKWIHKNTKDLKKLSLIGSGGNINKLFKMSGRTEGKPISYIYLNAQYQFLKKMSYQDRIVELSLNPDRADVIIPATKIYLSAMKWSGARKIYVPKIGLSDGIIKSLHYNKL, from the coding sequence TTGTTAGAAATAAAAAAATACGGAGCTATAGATATTGGTTCTAATGCAATACGTTTGCTAATTGCCAATGTAATTGTAAAAGATGGTAAAGAACCTCAATTCAAAAAATCATCTTTAGTTCGTGTACCTATTCGTTTAGGAGCAGATGCTTTTGTTGGTGGTGTTATTAGTGAAGAAAATACCACAAGAATGATAGAAGCCATGAACGCTTTTAAACTTTTAATGAATGTGCATAAAGTAGAACGCTATAAAGCTTGTGCAACATCTGCAATGAGAGAAGCAACTAATGGTTCTGAAGTTGTTCATAAAATAGAGAAAGAAACTGGAGTTAAAATTGATATTATTGGTGGTAAAGAAGAAGCAAGTATCATTTCATCTACAGATTTGAATGAACTGATTCAGGGTAACAACTCTTATTTGTACGTTGATGTTGGTGGTGGAAGCACAGAGTTTACCGTTTTTTCTGAAGGTAAAATCATCACTTCTAAATCCTTTAAAATGGGTACTGTACGTTTGCTCAACAATAAAAAATCTGTAAATAAAGAGATTTTTGCAAGCGTAGAGAAATGGATTCATAAGAACACCAAAGATCTTAAAAAATTGTCTTTAATTGGTTCTGGAGGAAACATCAACAAATTGTTCAAAATGTCTGGTAGAACCGAGGGCAAACCTATTTCTTATATATATTTAAATGCCCAATATCAATTCTTAAAAAAGATGAGCTATCAAGATAGAATTGTAGAATTAAGCTTAAACCCAGATAGAGCAGATGTTATTATACCTGCAACTAAAATCTATTTATCTGCCATGAAATGGAGTGGAGCCAGAAAAATTTATGTTCCAAAAATTGGTCTTTCTGATGGTATAATTAAAAGTTTGCACTACAACAAATTATAA
- the pdxH gene encoding pyridoxamine 5'-phosphate oxidase, which yields MAKDLSNYRKSYEKQELLESNCPENPMELFQTWFKNADESETVDETNAMNISTIGKDGFPKSRIVLLKKITWEGFIFYTNYTSEKGQAIEANNNICLSFFWPGLEQQIIIKGKAEHLPENLSDGYFESRPDGSKLGAWASNQSTVVSSREELEKNLDMFERNFEGIEIPRPKHWGGYLTKPISIEFWQGRPNRLHDRIRYTLQKDFSWKLERLAP from the coding sequence ATGGCAAAAGACTTAAGTAATTATAGAAAATCATACGAAAAGCAAGAACTTTTAGAAAGCAATTGCCCAGAGAATCCTATGGAACTTTTTCAAACATGGTTTAAAAATGCAGATGAATCTGAAACTGTAGATGAAACAAATGCCATGAATATATCTACAATAGGTAAAGATGGTTTTCCTAAAAGTAGAATTGTACTACTAAAAAAAATTACTTGGGAAGGTTTTATATTTTACACCAATTACACTTCTGAAAAAGGACAAGCAATAGAAGCAAACAATAACATTTGTCTTTCGTTTTTTTGGCCAGGTTTAGAACAACAAATCATAATTAAAGGTAAGGCAGAACACCTACCAGAAAATTTATCTGATGGCTATTTTGAATCTAGACCAGATGGAAGTAAACTTGGAGCTTGGGCATCAAACCAAAGTACAGTAGTATCTTCTAGAGAAGAGTTAGAAAAGAATTTAGATATGTTCGAAAGAAATTTTGAAGGCATAGAAATACCAAGACCAAAACATTGGGGAGGCTATCTTACCAAACCAATTTCTATAGAATTTTGGCAAGGAAGACCTAACAGATTACATGATAGAATAAGATATACTTTACAAAAAGATTTTTCTTGGAAATTAGAAAGATTAGCCCCGTAA
- a CDS encoding thioredoxin fold domain-containing protein: MMKKVMFPLLCVFAILLTYPQETKTEKLAINDINSDRLNWVLTYKEALKRSKEENKPVLMYFTGSDWCGPCIRLDKELFHTEKFKEFSDKELILLEVDIPRQQDLLTQDKLSENLYLKKKFKVNSFPTLIFVNHRGRKIAEKSGYIMTEYYYPFIQSVIQKF, translated from the coding sequence ATGATGAAAAAAGTAATGTTTCCCCTACTTTGCGTTTTTGCAATTTTATTGACTTACCCACAGGAAACTAAAACAGAGAAATTAGCTATTAATGACATTAATTCAGATCGTCTGAATTGGGTGTTAACGTACAAAGAGGCCTTAAAAAGGTCTAAAGAAGAGAACAAACCAGTTCTTATGTATTTTACAGGTTCAGATTGGTGTGGGCCATGTATTCGTTTGGACAAGGAATTATTTCACACAGAAAAATTCAAGGAATTTTCAGACAAGGAATTAATTTTGTTAGAGGTAGATATACCTAGACAGCAAGATTTATTAACTCAAGATAAGTTGAGTGAGAATTTGTATTTAAAAAAGAAGTTTAAAGTAAATTCTTTTCCGACTTTAATTTTTGTGAATCACAGAGGTCGAAAAATAGCTGAAAAAAGCGGTTATATCATGACTGAGTATTACTATCCTTTTATACAGTCTGTAATACAGAAATTTTAA
- a CDS encoding histidine phosphatase family protein: protein MKTLYIVRHAKSSWKYSGIDDIDRPLKKRGIKDAHLMSKVLNKMVDKPDVFISSSANRALHTAVIFCENFGFPHFNLQIKRQLYSFSDGYLVKTVNALDDGFNSAIIFSHDHGINTFVNEFGNRPIAHVTTCGIIGIKFKEKHWKNIRRGETFLVEFPKNHK, encoded by the coding sequence ATGAAAACATTATATATAGTTCGTCATGCAAAATCATCTTGGAAATATTCAGGTATAGATGATATAGACAGACCATTGAAAAAGAGAGGTATAAAAGACGCTCACTTGATGTCTAAGGTACTTAACAAAATGGTTGATAAACCAGATGTTTTTATCTCTAGTAGTGCGAATAGAGCCTTACACACAGCTGTTATTTTCTGCGAAAATTTTGGGTTTCCTCATTTTAACCTACAAATTAAAAGACAATTGTATAGTTTTAGCGATGGCTACCTTGTAAAAACTGTTAATGCTTTAGATGATGGTTTTAATTCTGCAATTATTTTTAGTCACGATCATGGTATTAATACCTTCGTAAATGAGTTTGGTAACAGACCAATTGCTCATGTAACAACTTGCGGAATTATAGGTATTAAATTCAAAGAAAAACATTGGAAAAATATTAGAAGAGGAGAAACTTTTCTTGTTGAATTTCCAAAAAATCATAAATAA